The following proteins are co-located in the Pararge aegeria chromosome 3, ilParAegt1.1, whole genome shotgun sequence genome:
- the LOC120637338 gene encoding WD repeat-containing protein 35 isoform X2 → MLKVLKLESGGSGNLSMNLSLEGHTGKVCVAIWNEVFQKLTTSDEHGVIIVWMLYKGSWYEEMINNRNKSTVTSMAWGSDGQKICIAYEDGAVIVGSVDGSRVWGKDIKGPGLRAVQWSPDNSLLLFALSNGELHLYDDQGNFTMPVASNGVPEAAEVVCMDWFSGRAPTNRPVLVICYRNGLLLLMKNCTEEESVLVNTNMTMVDCKWNHNGSILAAAGRTQEQVNVVQFFTGFGEHIRTLRVPGGSMRALSWEQRSLRLAITIDSFIYFANVKPDHKYAFYGDTLAFVSSTDTVTFWDTITHQSWINHIPDVVDMCGVDEYCIIATMSTLIISNQQGIQCDAQPITLSVAYVTINSKAIAVAASKEIFIIWRFSTPSRQRIMEQQFYADGTPYTSGEGGLHDDTICCITCSDNHLLIGRDSGTILLFSLLNFKKITSINMNTKPYKMGLNSNSSKFFVIDQGGSLYILETEMAHNVSVGQALRKEVWGARWATDNAQLLAAAEKARLYVLRDAEPEEPLPMQGYLCSFKDLEITTALLDTITEKCAPQHIVRVEVKSLRDTRQLLEKVGLKEAESFIKDNPHPKLWLLLAEAALKSFESESALETAEAAFVRRGDYAGVRFASRLHALHSPALKKAEVLAYFKDFDAAEQIYHNEDRRDLAIALRKRLGHWFRVVELLKTSVSTTDAQVKQAYSNIGDYYIDRQNWEGALEYYKMSNNTEDLKKCYMALEDNESLAKLSSAPAKTYKEIASKQNSEEGTDSLQVPSILAITQLRDSDRTLQAAAMAFQLANLEASKASSPLRIKKLYILAGHLYSQNSIEGAAARSAARCRRLARAAHWLCAAAARAHIPQPRTEAALRLASRLAHEHEHFHRAQHVQVWSTVAALTLQGRAFDLCSKALIKLEAVDPHTFENIAIEIFTKCKPKDVKGNTIECPQCQIKIPDWVASCAACGAQFPGCAVSARPLVAPRAVWTCRQCDTQAQQHELVLRHSCPTCHTQLTSHTDKPAAAYTETVRADRSSTHADGKFV, encoded by the exons ATgctaaaagttttaaaactggaatcag GTGGTAGTGGTAATCTTTCAATGAACCTCAGTTTGGAAGGCCACACAGGAAAAGTTTGTGTAGCTATATGGAatgaagtttttcaaaaattaactACAAGTGATGAACATGGAGTCATAATTGTTTGGATGTTATACAag GGTTCCTGGTATGAAGAGATGATAAACAACAGGAATAAATCAACAGTAACCAGTATGGCTTGGGGTTCTGATGGTCAAAAGATTTGTATAGCTTATGAAGATG GTGCAGTTATAGTAGGTTCAGTAGACGGCTCCCGCGTGTGGGGCAAAGATATAAAGGGACCAGGGTTAAGGGCAGTTCAATGGTCCCCAGACAACTCGCTACTACTGTTCGCACTTTCTAATGGAGAACTACATTTATATGATGATCAAGGAAATTTCACG ATGCCAGTAGCGAGCAATGGAGTGCCAGAAGCCGCGGAAGTTGTATGTATGGATTGGTTTTCTGGCAGAGCTCCCACAAACCGTCCGGTTCTAGTCATATGCTACAGAAACGGACTTTTGCTCTTAATGAAAAACTGTACAGAAGAGG AAAGTGTACTAGTGAATACAAATATGACGATGGTAGATTGTAAGTGGAACCACAACGGCTCAATACTAGCAGCAGCGGGCCGCACCCAGGAGCAAGTCAATGTTGTGCAGTTCTTCACTGGCTTTGGAGAG CATATAAGAACTCTGCGTGTGCCGGGCGGATCTATGCGCGCCCTCTCGTGGGAACAAAGGTCCCTGCGCCTTGCGATCACTATCGACTCCTTCATATACTTTGCCAACGTGAAACCGGACCACAAGTACGCCTTCTATGGGGACACGCTGGCTTTCGTATCCAGTACGGATACAGTGACGTTTTGGGATACAATCACACACCag TCGTGGATAAACCACATCCCTGATGTCGTAGACATGTGCGGCGTTGACGAGTATTGTATCATCGCTACCATGTCCACGCTGATCATATCAAATCAACAAGGAATTCAGTGTGACG CTCAACCTATTACATTATCCGTGGCCTACGTAACTATTAATAGCAAGGCTATAGCAGTTGCGGCATCTAAGGAGATTTTCATAATTTGGAGATTTTCTACGCCATCTAGACAAC GTATTATGGAACAACAGTTCTATGCTGATGGAACTCCTTATACATCCGGAGAAGGTGGTTTACACGACGACACGATTTGCTGCATTACGTGTTCCGATAATCACCTGTTAATTGGTAGAGACTCCGGTACAATTCTGCTTTTTTCGTTGTTGAACTTCAAGAAAATAACGTCTATCAATATGAACACTAAACCTTACAAAATGGGTCTCAATTCAAACTCAAG cAAGTTCTTTGTGATTGATCAAGGCGGGTCATTGTACATTCTGGAGACGGAGATGGCGCACAATGTCAGTGTAGGGCAGGCACTCAGGAA GGAGGTTTGGGGCGCTCGATGGGCAACCGATAACGCTCAGTTGCTGGCGGCAGCGGAGAAGGCGAGACTATATGTACTGCGCGATGCCGAGCCAGAGGAACCGCTGCCCATGCAGGGCTACCTCTGCAGCTTTAAG GACTTGGAAATTACAACGGCACTACTAGACACCATAACTGAAAAGTGTGCTCCTCAACATATAGTGCGAGTAGAAGTGAAGTCTTTGAGGGACACTCGACAACTGCTCGAGAAGGTTGGACTAAAGGAAGCAGAGAGTTTTATAAAAGACAATCCACATCCGAAATTATG GCTGTTACTAGCGGAGGCTGCACTGAAAAGCTTCGAATCGGAGTCCGCCTTGGAGACTGCAGAAGCCGCTTTCGTGCGGCGAGGCGACTATGCCGGCGTGCGCTTTGCATCACGGCTTCACGCGCTTCACTCACCTGCTCTCAAGAAAGCCGAAGTCTTGGCCTATTTTAAGGATTTCGATGCTGCCGAACAAATATATCACAACGAGGACAGACG AGATCTTGCGATCGCACTGCGCAAACGCTTGGGGCACTGGTTTCGTGTGGTGGAACTGCTGAAGACGTCGGTGAGCACGACCGATGCTCAGGTCAAACAAGCGTACAGCAATATAGGCGACTATTATATCGATAGACAAAATTG GGAGGGTGCTTTGGAGTATTACAAAATGTCGAATAATACTGAAGATCTCAAAAAATGCTACATGGCGTTAGAAGACAACGAATCATTGGCTAAGCTGAGCTCAGCACCAGCCAAAACTTACAAG GAGATAGCATCGAAACAGAATTCTGAAGAGGGCACTGACAGTCTACAAGTACCCTCAATTCTTGCCATAACTCAGCTAAGAGATAGTGATCGGACTTTGCAAGCTGCCGCTATGGCTTTTCAG ttAGCAAATTTAGAAGCATCGAAAGCATCCTCACCGTTAAGAATTAAGAAACTGTACATCCTCGCTGGGCACTTGTATAGTCAAAATTCTATCG AGGGTGCGGCGGCTCGGTCGGCGGCTCGCTGCCGGCGGCTTGCGCGCGCTGCGCACTGGCTATGCGCGGCGGCTGCGCGGGCGCACATTCCCCAACCGCGCACGGAAGCTGCGTTACGCCTTGCCTCTCGCCTGGCACACGAGCACGAACACTTCCACAGAGCCCAGCACGTACAG GTTTGGAGTACCGTTGCAGCTCTTACATTACAAGGTAGAGCTTTTGATCTTTGTTCCAAAGCACTGATTAAATTGGAAGCAGTGGAT CCACATACTTTCGAAAACATTGCTATTGAAATCTTTACAAAATGTAAACCGAAAGATGTCAAGGGAAACACAATTGAGTGCCCTCagtgtcaaataaaaataccagatTG GGTGGCGTCGTGCGCGGCATGCGGCGCGCAGTTTCCGGGATGTGCGGTGT
- the LOC120637338 gene encoding WD repeat-containing protein 35 isoform X1, with protein sequence MFIYMSKKIAIPKQSNVTCLAWNHSSSYIAVGGEDGMLKVLKLESGGSGNLSMNLSLEGHTGKVCVAIWNEVFQKLTTSDEHGVIIVWMLYKGSWYEEMINNRNKSTVTSMAWGSDGQKICIAYEDGAVIVGSVDGSRVWGKDIKGPGLRAVQWSPDNSLLLFALSNGELHLYDDQGNFTMPVASNGVPEAAEVVCMDWFSGRAPTNRPVLVICYRNGLLLLMKNCTEEESVLVNTNMTMVDCKWNHNGSILAAAGRTQEQVNVVQFFTGFGEHIRTLRVPGGSMRALSWEQRSLRLAITIDSFIYFANVKPDHKYAFYGDTLAFVSSTDTVTFWDTITHQSWINHIPDVVDMCGVDEYCIIATMSTLIISNQQGIQCDAQPITLSVAYVTINSKAIAVAASKEIFIIWRFSTPSRQRIMEQQFYADGTPYTSGEGGLHDDTICCITCSDNHLLIGRDSGTILLFSLLNFKKITSINMNTKPYKMGLNSNSSKFFVIDQGGSLYILETEMAHNVSVGQALRKEVWGARWATDNAQLLAAAEKARLYVLRDAEPEEPLPMQGYLCSFKDLEITTALLDTITEKCAPQHIVRVEVKSLRDTRQLLEKVGLKEAESFIKDNPHPKLWLLLAEAALKSFESESALETAEAAFVRRGDYAGVRFASRLHALHSPALKKAEVLAYFKDFDAAEQIYHNEDRRDLAIALRKRLGHWFRVVELLKTSVSTTDAQVKQAYSNIGDYYIDRQNWEGALEYYKMSNNTEDLKKCYMALEDNESLAKLSSAPAKTYKEIASKQNSEEGTDSLQVPSILAITQLRDSDRTLQAAAMAFQLANLEASKASSPLRIKKLYILAGHLYSQNSIEGAAARSAARCRRLARAAHWLCAAAARAHIPQPRTEAALRLASRLAHEHEHFHRAQHVQVWSTVAALTLQGRAFDLCSKALIKLEAVDPHTFENIAIEIFTKCKPKDVKGNTIECPQCQIKIPDWVASCAACGAQFPGCAVSARPLVAPRAVWTCRQCDTQAQQHELVLRHSCPTCHTQLTSHTDKPAAAYTETVRADRSSTHADGKFV encoded by the exons atgtttatttatatgagcAAGAAG atAGCTATACCAAAACAGTCCAATGTCACATGCCTAGCATGGAATCACTCTTCAAGTTATATTGCTGTAGGTGGAGAGGATGGAATgctaaaagttttaaaactggaatcag GTGGTAGTGGTAATCTTTCAATGAACCTCAGTTTGGAAGGCCACACAGGAAAAGTTTGTGTAGCTATATGGAatgaagtttttcaaaaattaactACAAGTGATGAACATGGAGTCATAATTGTTTGGATGTTATACAag GGTTCCTGGTATGAAGAGATGATAAACAACAGGAATAAATCAACAGTAACCAGTATGGCTTGGGGTTCTGATGGTCAAAAGATTTGTATAGCTTATGAAGATG GTGCAGTTATAGTAGGTTCAGTAGACGGCTCCCGCGTGTGGGGCAAAGATATAAAGGGACCAGGGTTAAGGGCAGTTCAATGGTCCCCAGACAACTCGCTACTACTGTTCGCACTTTCTAATGGAGAACTACATTTATATGATGATCAAGGAAATTTCACG ATGCCAGTAGCGAGCAATGGAGTGCCAGAAGCCGCGGAAGTTGTATGTATGGATTGGTTTTCTGGCAGAGCTCCCACAAACCGTCCGGTTCTAGTCATATGCTACAGAAACGGACTTTTGCTCTTAATGAAAAACTGTACAGAAGAGG AAAGTGTACTAGTGAATACAAATATGACGATGGTAGATTGTAAGTGGAACCACAACGGCTCAATACTAGCAGCAGCGGGCCGCACCCAGGAGCAAGTCAATGTTGTGCAGTTCTTCACTGGCTTTGGAGAG CATATAAGAACTCTGCGTGTGCCGGGCGGATCTATGCGCGCCCTCTCGTGGGAACAAAGGTCCCTGCGCCTTGCGATCACTATCGACTCCTTCATATACTTTGCCAACGTGAAACCGGACCACAAGTACGCCTTCTATGGGGACACGCTGGCTTTCGTATCCAGTACGGATACAGTGACGTTTTGGGATACAATCACACACCag TCGTGGATAAACCACATCCCTGATGTCGTAGACATGTGCGGCGTTGACGAGTATTGTATCATCGCTACCATGTCCACGCTGATCATATCAAATCAACAAGGAATTCAGTGTGACG CTCAACCTATTACATTATCCGTGGCCTACGTAACTATTAATAGCAAGGCTATAGCAGTTGCGGCATCTAAGGAGATTTTCATAATTTGGAGATTTTCTACGCCATCTAGACAAC GTATTATGGAACAACAGTTCTATGCTGATGGAACTCCTTATACATCCGGAGAAGGTGGTTTACACGACGACACGATTTGCTGCATTACGTGTTCCGATAATCACCTGTTAATTGGTAGAGACTCCGGTACAATTCTGCTTTTTTCGTTGTTGAACTTCAAGAAAATAACGTCTATCAATATGAACACTAAACCTTACAAAATGGGTCTCAATTCAAACTCAAG cAAGTTCTTTGTGATTGATCAAGGCGGGTCATTGTACATTCTGGAGACGGAGATGGCGCACAATGTCAGTGTAGGGCAGGCACTCAGGAA GGAGGTTTGGGGCGCTCGATGGGCAACCGATAACGCTCAGTTGCTGGCGGCAGCGGAGAAGGCGAGACTATATGTACTGCGCGATGCCGAGCCAGAGGAACCGCTGCCCATGCAGGGCTACCTCTGCAGCTTTAAG GACTTGGAAATTACAACGGCACTACTAGACACCATAACTGAAAAGTGTGCTCCTCAACATATAGTGCGAGTAGAAGTGAAGTCTTTGAGGGACACTCGACAACTGCTCGAGAAGGTTGGACTAAAGGAAGCAGAGAGTTTTATAAAAGACAATCCACATCCGAAATTATG GCTGTTACTAGCGGAGGCTGCACTGAAAAGCTTCGAATCGGAGTCCGCCTTGGAGACTGCAGAAGCCGCTTTCGTGCGGCGAGGCGACTATGCCGGCGTGCGCTTTGCATCACGGCTTCACGCGCTTCACTCACCTGCTCTCAAGAAAGCCGAAGTCTTGGCCTATTTTAAGGATTTCGATGCTGCCGAACAAATATATCACAACGAGGACAGACG AGATCTTGCGATCGCACTGCGCAAACGCTTGGGGCACTGGTTTCGTGTGGTGGAACTGCTGAAGACGTCGGTGAGCACGACCGATGCTCAGGTCAAACAAGCGTACAGCAATATAGGCGACTATTATATCGATAGACAAAATTG GGAGGGTGCTTTGGAGTATTACAAAATGTCGAATAATACTGAAGATCTCAAAAAATGCTACATGGCGTTAGAAGACAACGAATCATTGGCTAAGCTGAGCTCAGCACCAGCCAAAACTTACAAG GAGATAGCATCGAAACAGAATTCTGAAGAGGGCACTGACAGTCTACAAGTACCCTCAATTCTTGCCATAACTCAGCTAAGAGATAGTGATCGGACTTTGCAAGCTGCCGCTATGGCTTTTCAG ttAGCAAATTTAGAAGCATCGAAAGCATCCTCACCGTTAAGAATTAAGAAACTGTACATCCTCGCTGGGCACTTGTATAGTCAAAATTCTATCG AGGGTGCGGCGGCTCGGTCGGCGGCTCGCTGCCGGCGGCTTGCGCGCGCTGCGCACTGGCTATGCGCGGCGGCTGCGCGGGCGCACATTCCCCAACCGCGCACGGAAGCTGCGTTACGCCTTGCCTCTCGCCTGGCACACGAGCACGAACACTTCCACAGAGCCCAGCACGTACAG GTTTGGAGTACCGTTGCAGCTCTTACATTACAAGGTAGAGCTTTTGATCTTTGTTCCAAAGCACTGATTAAATTGGAAGCAGTGGAT CCACATACTTTCGAAAACATTGCTATTGAAATCTTTACAAAATGTAAACCGAAAGATGTCAAGGGAAACACAATTGAGTGCCCTCagtgtcaaataaaaataccagatTG GGTGGCGTCGTGCGCGGCATGCGGCGCGCAGTTTCCGGGATGTGCGGTGT